In the Nerophis ophidion isolate RoL-2023_Sa linkage group LG19, RoL_Noph_v1.0, whole genome shotgun sequence genome, gtgaacgggactctcgctgctgtgttggatccgctttggactggactctcgcgactgtgttggatccattatggattgaactctcacagtatcatgttagacccgctcgacatccattgctttcctcctctccaaggttctcatagtcatcattgtcaccgacgtcccactgggtgtgagttttcctcgcccttgtgtgggcctaccgaggatgtcgtagtggtttgtgcagccctttgagacactagtgatttagggctatataagtaaacattgattgattgattgatatggacaTTACCAAAATGTGCACGATCACCTAGCTTGGACATGAAACATggactactgccacctggtggatTATAGAGGAAATGACATGTGCCAAGTCCACTTGCAGAAGGTTCAATGTGTACAAAAGCAGAATTTCCAACAGCGTATGAAGATTATTATTTCCCATTTGATTAGCAAAACCCATTTCTGCATTCCAACTTAATGATGACACATGCAATACACGTGTTTGATATCTTTTATTAATACTGAAGCGACATCGCACCACCACAGCTTGTAGGGAATGGTTGACGTCACTGATAACTTGTGGAATGTGCCTTGGCAAAGCCTTTGAAGCATCTCAATACTCCTCTCCTTCTTCTTCGTCCTCCCCAATGCTGTCAGTGCCCACCTCTTCATAATCCTTCTCCAGGGCGGCCATGTCTTCCCTGGCCTCGGAGAACTCTCCCTCCTCCATCCCCTCGCCCACATACCAATGCACAAAGGCCCTCTTGGCGTACATCAGGTCAAACTTGTGGTCCAAGCGAGCCCAGGCCTCAGCGATGGCTGTGGTGTTGCTCAGCATGCACACCGCTCTCTGCACTTTGGCCAGATCTCCTCCAGGAACCACGGTTGGAGGCTGGTAGTTGATGCCCACCTTGAAGCCCGTGGGACACCAGTCCACAAACTGGATGGAGCGTTTGGTCTTGATGGCGGCGATGGCGGAGTTGACGTCTTTGGGCACCACATCCCCACGGTACAGCAGACAGCAGGCCATGTATTTGCCATGACGGGGGTCACACTTCACCATCTGATTGGCTGGCTCAAAGCAGGCGTTGGTGATGTCTGCCACAGAGAGTTGCTCGTGGTAGGCCTTCTCGGCGGAGATGACCGGGGCATATGTCGCCAGAGGGAAGTGGATACGAGGGTAGGGCACCAGGTTGGTCTGGAACTCTGTCAGGTCAACGTTCAGGGCTCCGTCAAAGCGAAGAGAGGCTGTGATAGACGACACAATCTGGCCGATGAGCCTGTTCAGGTTAGTGTAGGACGGACGTTCAATATCGAGGTTCCTGCGACAGATGTCGTAGATGGCTTCGTTGTCAACCATGAAGGCACAGTCGGAGTGCTCCAGGGTGGTGTGAGTGGTGAGAATGGAGTTGTAAGGCTCTACGACTGCTGTGGAAACCTGGGGTGCTGGGTAGACGGCAAATTCAAGCTTGGATTTCTTCCCATAATCAACAGACAGCCTTTCCATGAGGAGGGAGGTAAAACCAGAGCCAGTGCCTCCACCAAAGGAATGGAAGATGAGGAAACCTTGCAAACCGGTGCACTGATCAGCCTGAAGGAAGAAATTTgcagttctttttttttattcaatgactTTCACAGAGAGATGTTCTCAACCAAAGAAGCTTACCAGTTTGCGAGTCCTGTCCAAAACCAGATCGATGATCTCCTTCCCGATGGTGTAGTGACCACGGGCGTAGTTGTTGGCAGCATCTTCTTTCCCTGTGATCAACTGCTCTGGGTGGAAGAGCTGACGGTAGGTACCTGTACGCACCTCATCTGTGGAAAACCATTCAAGTTTGAGACATTTTCACCCACCAACCACTAAATTTGAGTAAAAGCATCAAGTTAAGGGCATAGATTCAGGATTGACAGGTCACTAACCAATGACAGTAGGTTCCAGATCAACAAAGATGGCTCTAGGAACATGCTTCCCGGCTCCTGTCTCACTGAAGAAAGTATTGAATGAGTCATCTCCTCCTCCAATGGTTTTATCAGAGGGCATCTGTCCGTCTGGCTGGATGCCATGCTCCAGGCAGTACAGCTCCCAGCATGCATTGCCCATCTGGGCTCCGGCTTGGCCCACGTGCATTGAGATACATTCACGCTGGATGGAAGAGAGCATCGTTATTGGTAAAACGGTATGGTCAAGTGACCAACAGGAGCTATACCATCTAGACATTTTGGTAAATAGACTCTCGCAAACTATTTTACGCCGGGATGTTACCATGACAACCGCCACTTCCTCTTCCTGCACATCAGCACCTATTGAATCTGCGTTTCTTGTCTttataacccccccccccaaccccccaccccccaccccttttttttttaacttctgtaACGAAAGTCCCCAATCAGCAGTTGTTCCGGCACATCCCATGAAGAATGACTGAATCACCATTAGAATTTTTTGTATACCAGAACAACACAATGTTGTTGTGACGTTAAAAGAAAGCTAATCTTAAGGCACGTTCCCTTCGTACTGGGTAGTCGGAATTAccgagttccatccatccatccgggggaagcagcctaagtaaggaaagcccagactaccctctccccagccacttggtccagctcctcccggtggatcccgaggcgtttccaggccagccgggagagatagtcttcccgacgtgtcctgggtcttccccgtggcctcctaccggtcggacgtgccctaaacatctggctcctctccatgaaggagcagcggctttgctttaagttcctcctggatggcagagcttctcaccctatctctaagggagagagagCCCtgtcacccggcggaggaaactcatttgggccgcttgtacccgtgatcttgtcctttcggtcatgacccaaagcttatgaccataggtgaggatgggaacgtagatcgaccggtaaattgagagctttgccttccggctcagctccttcttcaccacaacggatcgatacagcgtccgcattactgaagacgccggactgatccgcctgtcgatctcacgatccactcttccctcactcgtgaacaagactcctaagtacttgaactcctccacttggggcagggtctcttccccaacccggagatggcactccacccttttgcgggcgagaaccatagactcgaacttggaggtgctgattcccatcccagtcgcttcacactcggctgcgaaccgaaccagtgagagctgaatTACTGATAAGTTCCTAGTTGGAATTTCAACTGGAACGCCCCTTGAAGTCAGATTTCCAACTCAGTAAGTCTGAGAATTCTGACCAAGTCGGAGTTGGCTTCAAAGATGGCTGCTATGGATGTAAAAATGGTATATGTTCCAGTAAGATCTGTTATCAGCACTTCTGGTTAGTTTTGTATCACTGCATGAGCCATAAAGGATGAACTGTAGTAGGTTTTTGGTACTGTTACTCTCGTGGAAACAAGTTTATTTTTATGTGGTATACACCTTTTAGCAACAGCATTTTTGGTTCCTCTTTATCTTCGTGTTGGACGGTTTCATCTTTCCGCACAAGTTGTTTCCATTCAGACAAGGCAAACTCAAAAGTGGCCATCTTGATTTCCAACCTCTAACTGGAACTCTCACAGTTCAGCTGCCACGTCATTTCCAGATCCAACTTCCTTGGCTACATGGAACGCAGCATTAAATCGGACAAACTCATTTGTGGTTCAGTGATTTCTtacttgccccaagtggaggagttcaggtacctcaGAGTCTTATTCACCAGTGAattgtgagatggacaggcggatcggtgcggcatcttcagtaatgcggacgctgtatcggtccgttgtggtgaagaaagacctgagccggaaggcaacacCCTCAATTTattgttcccatcctcacccatagtcatgagctttgggttatgactgaaagaacaagatcacgggtactgaAATGAGTTTTGTCCGCCGGGTGGCGGACAAAactcctgccccaagtggaggagtaccttggagtcttgttcacgagtgggggaagagtgcatggtgagatcgacaggcagatcggtgcggcgtcttcagtaatgcggacactgtatcgttccgttgtggtgaaggaggagctgagccggaagggaaaTCTCTCAAatcaccggtcgatctacattcccatcctcacctatggtcatgagctttgggttatgaccgaaaggtcaagatcacgggtacaagcggcccaaatgagtttccttcgccgggtggcggggctctcccttagagatagggtgagaagctctgtcgtccgggggggagatcaaagtaaagccgcttttcctccacatggggaggagccagatgaggtggttcgggcatctggtcagaatgccacccgaacgcctccctagggaggtgtttagggcacgtccggccggtaggaggccacaggaaagacccaggaaacgttgggaagactatgagaatgcctcgggatcccccgggaggagctggactaagtgggtggggagagggaagtctgggcttccctgcttaggctgctgcacccgcgaccccacctcggatatgcggaagaagatggatggaaggatggatggatgtcgtcCCAATTGGTAACATGTCTACACTCACATCATATGCATGTCCTTGTTGGTGAAAATAGATCAAATAAataagattttttgggggggtttttggAACTATGTATGCACTTTTTCCAACAGCAAGTATTCAGGACCTTTTTTATTCCAAACAGGCTGATTAGATGAAGGACGGAAAGCTGGAGAGGAGCAATGAGGACCAGGAAGGCCCTGCTGAATAAAAATGACCTCTCCCTTCCCCCACAGTGCTGAGTAATCCTCCGGATGTTTGGCCTCGCTCCAGTCCAGCCCACCCACTAAAAAAACCCCGCCTAACAGCTGAAAAATGGCGGACGGGTAACTTCTGACTCCAGACcactcctcttttttttttcctcccttttTCTTTCTATCTATCCCCCCGACTGCCACGAGGACTTTTTGGAACGAATACGAGACTTCATTATCGAATTATACCAAGTACAAGGCTGTTTAATTGCATAAACACATGTAAGACTGTGCAATCCATgttgaaaataaatgtatataaatactgTAGACGTACTGGCGGAGAGACTTGCCGTTAACTACGGCCGACTGAGGGAGTAACGGTACTGTGGTTTGCCGCAGCCTTGCTAGCATGACGCAGTCATCACAATGGCGCCAAAAACGGAGACAATGCAAAGTTTCTTGACTCACCATCTTGTCTGCTTGTCCTTCGAACGACGTGGAGGATTCAGACAGGGAGTAGAAGTGTGGGAGCGAGGGGGGAGTGCGGCATTATATAGGAcgagggggaggaggaggagggggaggagggGGAGGACCCACGGGCGCCCGGCAGCTGCATTGCTCATTGGCAGGGAGGAGTCGCCATTGTTCAGGCGGACAAGATGTCAGCAGGCGGGGTTGGGGACTCTGCACTCCAGTCCTGCATTGTGGCGCAGTTGCTGCTTCAGCTAACTCACTTGCTACTTGGACGCACTCTGACTGTTTTTAAGACTATAGACAATGAACTACCACCTATAACAGGCTGTTTTTAGGACTATAGACAATGAACTACCACCTATACCAGGGTGTTTTTAGGACTATAGACAATGAACTACCACCTATACCCCTATAACAGGCTGTATTTAGGACAATAAACAATGAACTACCACGTGTAACAGGCTGTTTTTAGGACTATAGACAATGAACTACCATGTGTAACAAGCTGTTTTTAGGACTATAGACAATGACATACCACCTATACCACCTATACCAGTCTGTTTTTAGGACAATAGACAATGAACTACCACGTAAACCAGGCTGTTTTTAGGACTATAGACAATGAACTACCACCTATAACAGGCTGTTTTTAGGACTATAGACAATGAACTACCACCTATACCAGGGTGTTTTTAGGACAATAGATGATGAACTACCACCTATAACAGGCTGTTTTTAGGACTATAGACAATGAACTACCACCTATACCCCTATAACAGGCTGTATTTAGGACAATAAACAATGAACTACCACGTGTAACAGGCTGTTTTTAGGACTATAGACAATGAACTACCATGTGTAACAAGCTGTTTTTAGGACTATAGACAATGAACTACCATGTGTAACAAGCTGTTTTTAGGACTATAGACAATGACATACCACCTATACCAGTCTGTTTTTAGGACTATAGACAATGAACTATCACCTATAACAGGCTGTTTTTAGGACAATAGACAATGAACTACCACGTAAACCAGGCTGTTTTTAGGACTATAGACAATGAACTACCACCTAAACCAGGCGGTTTTTAGGACAGTAGACAATGAACTACCACATGTAACAAGGTGTTTTTAGGACTATAGACGATGAACTACCACCTATACCAGGCTGTTTTTAGAACTATAGGCAATTAACTACCACGTGTACCAGGGTGTTTTTAGGACAATGGACAATGAACTACCACCTATAACAGGCTGTTTTTAGGACAATTTAAAATTAACTACCACGGGTAACAGGCTGTTTTTAGGACTATAGACAATGAACTACCACCTATAACAGGCTGTTTTTAGGACAATAAACAATGAAATACCACGTGTAACAGGGTGTTTTTTAGGACTATAGACAATGAACTACCACCTATAACAGGCTGTTTTTAGGACTATAGACAATGAACTACCACCTATAACAGGCTGTTTTTAGGACTATAGACAATGAACTACCACCTATAACAGGCTGTTTTTAGGACAATAGACCATGAACTACCACCTATAACAGGCTGTTTTTAGGACTATAGACAATGAACTACCACCTATAACAGGCTGTTTTTAGGACTATAGACAATGAACTACCACCTATACCAGGCTGTTTTTAGGACTATAGACAATGAACTACCACCTATAACAGGCTGTTTATAGGACAATAAACAATGAAATACCACGTCTAACAGGGTGTTTTTTAGGACTATAGACAATGAACTACCACCTATACCAGGGTGTTTTCAGGACAATGAACTACCACGTAGAACAGGGTGTTTTTAGGAATATAGAAAATGAACTACCATGTGTAACAGGGTGTTTTTAGGACTTTAGACAATGAACTACCACCTATAACAGGCTGTTTTTAGGACAATGAACTACCACGTGTAACAAGGTGTTTTTAAGAATATAGACAATGAACTACCACCTATAACAGGCTGTTTTTAGGACAGTAAACAATGAACTACCACCTATAACAGGCTGTTTTTAGGACTATAGACAATGAACTACCACCTATAACAGGCTGTTTTTAAGACTATAGACAATGAACTATCACCTATAACAGGCTGTTTTTAGGACAATAAACAATGAAATACCACGTGTAACAGGGTGTTTTTAGGACTATATACAATGAACTACCACCTATACCAGGGTGTTTTCAGGACAATGAACTACCATCTATACCAGGGTGTTTTTAGGACAATGAACTACCACGTGTAAAAGGGTGTTTTTAGGAATATAGACAATGAACTACCACCTATAACAGGGTGTTTTCAGGACAATgaactaccatgtagaacagggTGTTTTTAGGAATATAGACAATGAACTACCACCTATAACAGGCTGTTTTTAGGACAATTTAAAATTAACTACCACGGGTAACAGGGTGTTTTTAAGAATATAGACGATGAACTACCACCTATACCAGGATGTTTATAGGACTATAGACAAAGAACTACCACCTATAACAGGCTGTTTTTAGGATAATAGACAATGAACTACCATGTGTAACAGGGTGTTTTTAGGACTATAGACAATAAAAGAACCATGAAGAACAGGGTGGGgtctttttgaatttctttaataagaaaattgaagtccaTAGAAAGGAGATCAAAACTACAACTGGGCTCTATTAACACATACATGACTCTATAAACCACAAATACTGccctctttttgatgaaataacgtTAGAGGAACTCCAGCGACGTGTAAAtgcaacaaaacaaacaacatgtttacttgacccacttcttgggaaacttatcaaggaactgtttgtaatattaggtccatctgtgctaaatattataaacttatcactttcctctggcactgttcaaaaaagcagttattcatcctccgctcaaaagacctaacctccatCCAGACCTCATGGTCAGGATCCCTTCAAGGTTTCTAATTGTACCAGTTTTTCCTGGATATTGAccacactggatattgttcaaaggagttacattttcatttaaaagcTTGCAGACAAAAGTGTGCTACTTACTCACAGACATTAGGGAGCATGTTTATGATAGGCCGGCTACCTCAAACCTTGTAGCATTTCTCCGGAAGTGCAATTTCCAGTTTTTGCAAACTCTAATATCAAATCACGCCATCATTTATTGTTTGGGCATTGATCAATGTAACATCTCCACATAAAGTACAGTCTGTAAATTGCACATCAAAGAAACAAAGACAAGTTTTGAAACTGCTAACTTGATGATTGGTCATAAGCTGTCACCTGCTGACATTttaacacatcaatcaatcaatcaatgtttacttatatagccctaaatccctagtgtctcaaagggctgcacaaaccactaccacatcctcggtaggcccacataagggcgaggaaaactcacacccagtgggacgtcggtgacaatgatgactatgagaaccttggagaggaggaaagcaatggatgtcgagcgggtctaacatgatactgtgaaagttcaatccataatggatccaacacagtcgccagagtccagtccaaagcggatccaacacagccgcgagagtcccgttcacagcggagccagcaggaaaccatcccaagcggaggcggatcagcagcgcagagatgtccccagccgatacacaggcaagcagtacatagccaccggatcggaccggaccccctccacaagggagagtgggacataggagaaaaagaaaagaaacggcagatcaactggtctaaaaaggaggtctatttaaaggctagagtatacaaatgagttttaaggtgagacttaaatgcttctactgaggtggcatctcgaacttttaccgggagggcattccagagtactggagcccgaaatgaaaacgctctatagcccgcagactttttttgggctttgggaatcactaataagccggagtcctttgaacgcagatttcttgccgggacatatggtacaatacaatcggcaagataggatggagctagaccgtgtagtattttatacgtaagtagtaaaaccttaaagtcacatcttaagtgcacaggaagccagtgcaggtgagccagtataggtatatatgtatgtatatatgtatataaaggtatatacagtataggtatatatgtatgtatatatgtatataaaggtatatacagtataggtatatatgtatgtatatatgtatataaaggtatatacagtataggtatatatgtatgtatatatgtatttaaaggtatatacagtataggtatatatgtatgtatatatgtatataaaggtatatacagtataggtatatatgtatgtatatatgtatataaaggtatatacagtataggtatatatgtatgtatatatgtatatatgtatataaaggtatatacagtacaggagtaatgtgatgaaactttcttgttcttgtcaaaag is a window encoding:
- the LOC133538391 gene encoding tubulin alpha chain → MLSSIQRECISMHVGQAGAQMGNACWELYCLEHGIQPDGQMPSDKTIGGGDDSFNTFFSETGAGKHVPRAIFVDLEPTVIDEVRTGTYRQLFHPEQLITGKEDAANNYARGHYTIGKEIIDLVLDRTRKLADQCTGLQGFLIFHSFGGGTGSGFTSLLMERLSVDYGKKSKLEFAVYPAPQVSTAVVEPYNSILTTHTTLEHSDCAFMVDNEAIYDICRRNLDIERPSYTNLNRLIGQIVSSITASLRFDGALNVDLTEFQTNLVPYPRIHFPLATYAPVISAEKAYHEQLSVADITNACFEPANQMVKCDPRHGKYMACCLLYRGDVVPKDVNSAIAAIKTKRSIQFVDWCPTGFKVGINYQPPTVVPGGDLAKVQRAVCMLSNTTAIAEAWARLDHKFDLMYAKRAFVHWYVGEGMEEGEFSEAREDMAALEKDYEEVGTDSIGEDEEEGEEY